One Helicobacter ganmani genomic region harbors:
- the murI gene encoding glutamate racemase, with product MIPQRIGVFDSGAGGISVLKSLIHSHNFSEIIYYGDTARVPYGVRSAETIAQYSLEALEFFKTFDLDLLVIACNTVSAYGLKAMQAVAPYPIVGVIEPGVLALKNKIPNKASKILILGTKATIQSKLYSELLAFEGYHNTFGLATSLFVPIVEEGIFEGEILKSTMKHYFTLYSQTPEAIILGCTHFPLIADSISHYYHHNPLLIHSGEAIMEYLQNSYILKSFENPPKVTFYASDSVEKLEKIAKIWLAK from the coding sequence ATGATTCCACAAAGAATTGGTGTATTTGATAGCGGCGCAGGGGGTATAAGTGTCCTAAAAAGTCTTATCCATTCCCACAACTTCAGCGAAATCATCTATTATGGAGATACTGCACGTGTCCCCTATGGTGTGCGCAGCGCAGAAACTATTGCACAATATTCCCTAGAAGCACTAGAATTTTTTAAAACTTTTGATTTGGATTTACTTGTTATTGCTTGCAACACCGTGAGTGCTTATGGCTTGAAAGCTATGCAAGCAGTTGCACCCTATCCTATTGTTGGTGTGATTGAGCCGGGAGTTTTAGCACTTAAAAATAAAATCCCCAATAAAGCTTCCAAAATCTTGATTTTAGGCACAAAAGCGACGATTCAAAGCAAGCTTTATAGTGAGCTTTTAGCATTTGAGGGTTATCATAACACTTTTGGGCTTGCCACTAGCCTTTTTGTTCCTATTGTGGAAGAAGGCATTTTTGAGGGTGAAATCTTGAAATCAACAATGAAACATTACTTTACCCTCTATTCCCAAACGCCAGAAGCCATTATTTTAGGCTGCACACATTTCCCTTTAATTGCAGATTCCATTTCACATTATTATCATCACAACCCCTTGCTCATTCATTCGGGAGAAGCCATTATGGAATACCTGCAAAACTCTTATATTTTAAAGTCTTTTGAGAATCCTCCAAAAGTAACTTTCTATGCAAGTGATAGCGTGGAAAAACTAGAAAAAATCGCTAAAATTTGGCTTGCAAAATAA
- a CDS encoding aspartate carbamoyltransferase catalytic subunit, translated as MARHLLETKDFNKNEVEQILDLAQSFLESKPRNSLNGHIIITIFFENSTRTLSSFEVATKRLGGSVVRLDVSRSSTAKGETLFDTAANLNAMNPSAIIVRHRNSGVPNILSQYVSCSIINGGDGAHAHPTQALLDLLTLRKHLGNLEGKKIAIVGDIRNSRVANSNIELLGRFGMEVILVGPPHFIPKTSLRHCLFLKEVIDEVDAVMSLRTQTERHDCPIYSSLKDYASDYCITQEIFGNRDIILLHPGPVHRNIDISDAMLKDPRCKILEQVTNGVAIRMAVLETLIMHDSSSKIPKNFPYF; from the coding sequence ATGGCGCGACATCTCTTAGAAACTAAAGACTTTAATAAAAACGAAGTGGAACAAATTTTGGATTTAGCTCAAAGCTTTTTAGAATCTAAACCTAGAAATAGCTTAAATGGGCATATTATTATTACAATCTTTTTTGAAAACTCTACCCGCACGCTCTCTAGCTTTGAAGTTGCAACTAAAAGATTAGGTGGAAGTGTGGTGCGTTTAGATGTCTCTCGTAGCTCTACTGCAAAAGGAGAAACGCTTTTTGACACCGCAGCAAATCTCAATGCAATGAATCCAAGCGCAATTATCGTCCGACATAGAAACTCTGGCGTGCCAAACATTCTTTCTCAATATGTTTCTTGCTCTATTATCAATGGAGGCGATGGCGCGCACGCGCACCCAACACAAGCACTTTTAGATTTGCTTACCTTACGCAAACATTTGGGCAACCTAGAGGGTAAAAAAATTGCGATTGTGGGTGATATTCGTAATTCGCGTGTGGCTAATAGCAACATTGAACTTTTAGGCAGATTTGGAATGGAAGTGATTTTGGTAGGTCCTCCGCATTTTATTCCGAAAACTTCCTTGCGCCATTGCTTATTTTTAAAAGAAGTCATTGATGAAGTTGATGCAGTGATGAGTTTGCGCACACAAACAGAGCGGCACGATTGCCCGATATATTCAAGCTTAAAAGACTATGCAAGTGATTATTGTATTACGCAAGAAATTTTTGGTAATCGCGATATTATCTTGTTACACCCCGGACCTGTGCATCGCAATATTGATATTAGTGATGCAATGCTAAAAGACCCACGCTGTAAAATATTAGAACAAGTAACAAATGGTGTCGCAATTCGTATGGCGGTTTTAGAAACACTCATTATGCACGATAGTAGCTCAAAGATTCCAAAAAACTTCCCTTACTTTTAA
- a CDS encoding BsaWI family type II restriction enzyme: protein MLNKDEIKTLKEIESKYYMQPMIVKINVDISTKTLSLQEIFNHLYGYLVDCKDEVGNLIQKRIQKGEIKDASQARKSIAGSAFSNLIVWVFLKNKEQGSIKQNIFITSKISSIPQWQDLFYIKVGEETQKPDVDLVIYSLDSNAKLHKSLILSLKTSLRERAGQTYKWKLLMEIANTESSIKEKYDISYNPPISPLVCFATVNFYNEINNPQHRGMFKFFDCAFIGKNIQTGDFIKPLSYLIDYIGENLQ from the coding sequence ATGTTAAACAAAGATGAAATAAAAACCTTGAAAGAAATAGAATCTAAATACTATATGCAACCTATGATTGTAAAAATCAATGTGGATATTTCTACTAAAACATTGAGTTTGCAAGAAATTTTTAATCATCTCTATGGTTATCTTGTAGATTGCAAAGATGAGGTAGGGAATCTCATTCAAAAAAGAATCCAAAAAGGTGAGATTAAAGACGCTTCACAAGCGAGAAAAAGTATCGCTGGAAGTGCGTTTTCAAATCTCATTGTTTGGGTGTTTCTTAAAAATAAAGAACAAGGCAGCATAAAACAGAATATTTTTATTACTTCTAAAATTTCTTCTATTCCACAATGGCAAGATTTATTTTATATCAAAGTAGGAGAGGAGACACAAAAGCCTGATGTAGATTTAGTGATTTATAGTTTAGATTCTAATGCGAAATTGCATAAAAGTTTAATATTATCCCTTAAGACTTCTTTACGAGAGAGAGCTGGACAAACTTATAAGTGGAAGCTTTTAATGGAGATTGCCAACACAGAATCTAGTATTAAAGAAAAATATGATATTTCTTACAATCCTCCCATTTCACCGCTTGTATGTTTCGCTACTGTGAATTTTTATAATGAAATTAATAATCCTCAACATAGAGGAATGTTTAAATTTTTTGATTGTGCTTTTATTGGCAAAAATATACAAACGGGTGATTTTATTAAGCCCTTAAGTTATCTTATTGATTATATTGGCGAGAATCTTCAATGA
- a CDS encoding bifunctional riboflavin kinase/FAD synthetase: MLSFLSLAKQPSLARNITSLALGKFDGMHSAHQVLFEKLGDKGAILCIENNQGELLPQKYRAFYASYPIFSLPLEYVRSKSDKEFVEFLLEILPNLECLVVGYDFRFGKERHYYTFDLQKRFQGRVIVVDEVFYKKLSVHSGLIKELLINGNLKQANKLLGRPFEIRGGIVRGQGIGAKELVATINLQNDGFLLPKEGVYAGFVQLGAQSAESLKYPAVIFIGNRLSTDKSFAIEGHLLGMKLEVQQKEAGFFLVKYLRENKHFEHLSELKEQIQRDIQRAYKALKCENRESKENVENASDTNKRFQSRNKVIESQTPKE, from the coding sequence ATGTTGAGTTTTTTATCGCTTGCCAAACAGCCAAGCCTAGCGCGTAATATCACAAGTCTTGCGCTTGGGAAATTTGATGGAATGCACAGCGCACACCAAGTTCTTTTTGAAAAATTAGGCGATAAAGGCGCGATTTTGTGCATTGAAAACAATCAAGGCGAGTTACTACCTCAAAAATATCGCGCATTTTATGCTTCCTATCCGATTTTTTCACTACCTTTAGAATATGTCCGCAGCAAAAGCGACAAGGAGTTTGTAGAGTTTTTGTTGGAGATTCTGCCTAATTTAGAATGTTTGGTTGTAGGATATGATTTTCGTTTTGGCAAGGAGCGGCATTACTATACTTTTGACTTGCAAAAGAGATTTCAAGGGAGAGTAATTGTGGTTGATGAGGTGTTTTATAAAAAACTCTCTGTGCATAGCGGGTTAATCAAAGAGTTGTTGATTAATGGTAATTTAAAGCAGGCAAACAAACTGCTAGGGCGTCCCTTTGAGATTCGCGGTGGAATCGTGCGGGGGCAGGGGATTGGTGCAAAGGAACTTGTCGCGACCATTAACCTGCAAAACGATGGATTTTTGCTCCCAAAGGAGGGAGTGTATGCGGGGTTTGTGCAATTAGGCGCACAAAGTGCGGAATCCCTAAAATATCCCGCAGTAATTTTCATCGGTAATCGTCTAAGCACGGATAAATCTTTTGCGATTGAGGGGCATTTGCTTGGAATGAAGCTAGAGGTGCAGCAAAAGGAAGCGGGATTCTTTCTTGTGAAATACTTGCGCGAAAACAAGCATTTTGAGCATTTAAGCGAGTTAAAAGAGCAGATTCAGCGAGATATTCAACGGGCTTATAAGGCTTTGAAATGTGAAAATAGAGAATCCAAAGAGAATGTGGAGAATGCAAGCGATACAAATAAGAGATTCCAAAGTCGCAATAAAGTCATAGAATCGCAAACGCCAAAGGAATAA
- the rho gene encoding transcription termination factor Rho, with the protein MSENNSNKKEHKTRTHTPVEGYTIEDLRAKSINKLAEIAKSLGIENPQEFLRQDLIFEILKTQVSKGGFILFTGILEITSEGYGFLRAIDENFSGSQNDAYVSSTQIRRFTLRNGDIITGQVRSPKDQERYYALLKVEAINYQSPEEMKNRPLFDNLTPLFPTEQIKLEYNSFKITGRMLDLFAPIGKGQRALIVAPPRTGKTELMKELAYGITQNHPEVELIVLLVDERPEEVTDMERSVKGEVYSSTFDMPANNHTRVAELVVEKAKRMVEMGKDVVILLDSITRLARAYNTATPSSGKVLSGGVDANALHKPKRFFGAARNIEQGGSLTIIATALIETGSRMDEVIFEEFKGTGNSEIVLARHIAERRIYPAMDILKSGTRKEELLLGSDKLQKVWVLRNAIHQMNNEIDALTFLYSQMQKSKDNEEFLNMMNNDAKD; encoded by the coding sequence ATGAGCGAAAACAATTCAAACAAAAAAGAACACAAAACCCGCACTCATACACCCGTTGAGGGCTATACGATTGAAGATTTACGCGCAAAATCCATTAATAAACTTGCAGAAATCGCAAAATCTTTGGGTATTGAAAATCCACAAGAATTTTTGCGTCAAGATTTGATTTTTGAGATTTTAAAAACACAAGTTAGCAAGGGTGGATTTATCCTATTTACAGGAATCTTAGAGATTACAAGTGAGGGGTATGGATTCTTACGTGCCATTGATGAAAATTTCTCCGGCTCGCAAAATGATGCTTATGTAAGTAGCACACAGATTCGTAGATTTACTCTAAGAAATGGAGATATTATCACAGGACAAGTTCGCTCTCCAAAAGACCAAGAAAGATATTATGCCCTTTTAAAGGTAGAAGCAATCAATTATCAATCTCCAGAGGAGATGAAAAATCGCCCACTTTTTGATAATCTTACGCCTCTCTTTCCAACCGAACAAATCAAATTAGAATACAATAGCTTTAAAATCACAGGTAGAATGTTGGATTTATTTGCTCCTATTGGAAAAGGACAACGTGCATTGATTGTCGCACCTCCAAGAACGGGTAAAACAGAGCTAATGAAAGAGCTTGCCTATGGAATCACCCAAAATCACCCAGAGGTAGAATTGATCGTCTTACTCGTAGATGAACGTCCAGAGGAAGTTACTGATATGGAAAGAAGTGTGAAAGGTGAAGTTTATAGCTCCACCTTTGATATGCCCGCCAACAACCATACGCGCGTAGCAGAACTTGTCGTAGAGAAAGCAAAAAGAATGGTAGAAATGGGCAAAGATGTCGTGATTTTACTAGATTCCATTACGCGTCTTGCAAGAGCTTATAACACTGCTACACCTAGCAGCGGTAAAGTGCTTAGTGGTGGGGTTGATGCAAACGCCTTGCACAAACCCAAACGATTCTTTGGAGCAGCAAGAAATATTGAACAGGGCGGAAGTCTAACGATTATCGCAACTGCACTGATTGAAACAGGCTCTAGAATGGACGAAGTGATTTTTGAGGAATTTAAAGGCACAGGAAATAGTGAAATTGTCTTGGCGCGTCATATTGCAGAGCGCAGAATTTATCCCGCAATGGATATTCTAAAAAGTGGCACACGCAAAGAAGAATTACTCTTAGGTAGCGACAAATTACAAAAAGTTTGGGTATTGCGCAATGCGATTCATCAAATGAATAATGAGATTGACGCTCTGACTTTTCTTTATTCCCAAATGCAAAAATCCAAAGACAATGAAGAATTTTTAAATATGATGAATAACGATGCAAAAGATTAA
- the thiC gene encoding phosphomethylpyrimidine synthase ThiC — translation MRKAWIKAREKDKIKTQLRYAKKGVITQEMEYVANLEHLSPEIVRKEVEKGRLIIPANINHTNLEPMGIGIATRTKINSNIGSSALASSIEEEVQKTLISIKYGADTIMDLSTGGDLDSIREAVIQSSSVPIGTVPIYQILHDVKNDINALDIDTMLEVMERQARQGVSYFTIHCGFLLEHMPKLSKRKMGIVSRGGSLMASWMLHYHKQNPFYEAFDDILDICQRYDVSLSLGDSLRPGCLADSSDEAQLEELRVMGELAARAYEKDVQVMIEGPGHTPMNEIERNVELQKELCHEAPFYVLGPLVTDIAAGYDHIASAIGAAIAAWKGVAMLCYVTPKEHLGLPNAKDVREGIIAYKIAAHAADIARGRTNARIRDDAMSNARYNFDWNRQFELALDPDRAREYHDESLPQEVFKDAKFCSMCGPKFCSYKISQEIVEQHQEKENV, via the coding sequence ATGCGAAAAGCATGGATAAAAGCAAGAGAAAAAGATAAAATCAAAACGCAATTACGCTATGCAAAAAAGGGTGTCATCACGCAAGAAATGGAATATGTCGCCAATCTTGAGCATTTAAGTCCCGAAATCGTGCGTAAAGAAGTGGAGAAAGGGCGGCTTATAATACCTGCAAACATAAATCACACGAATTTAGAACCAATGGGAATTGGAATCGCAACGCGCACTAAGATTAATTCTAATATCGGTAGTTCTGCACTTGCAAGTTCTATTGAAGAGGAAGTGCAAAAAACACTAATTTCCATTAAATATGGAGCGGATACGATTATGGATTTAAGCACAGGGGGAGATTTAGATTCTATCAGAGAAGCAGTAATCCAAAGCTCTAGTGTGCCGATTGGCACAGTGCCAATCTATCAGATTCTACACGATGTGAAAAACGACATTAATGCGCTAGATATTGACACTATGCTAGAAGTAATGGAGAGACAGGCAAGGCAAGGCGTAAGTTATTTCACAATCCATTGCGGATTCCTCCTAGAACATATGCCAAAACTATCCAAACGTAAAATGGGCATTGTCAGTCGTGGTGGTAGCTTAATGGCTTCTTGGATGTTGCATTATCACAAACAAAATCCCTTTTATGAAGCCTTTGATGACATTTTAGATATTTGCCAACGTTACGATGTCTCTTTAAGTCTTGGGGATTCCTTGCGTCCGGGTTGTCTAGCGGATTCTAGTGATGAAGCCCAGCTTGAAGAGCTAAGAGTAATGGGCGAATTAGCCGCAAGAGCTTACGAAAAAGATGTGCAAGTGATGATAGAGGGACCGGGACATACGCCAATGAATGAAATTGAACGCAATGTAGAGTTGCAAAAGGAGCTTTGCCACGAGGCACCTTTTTATGTTTTAGGACCGCTTGTTACAGATATTGCTGCGGGGTATGACCATATCGCTTCAGCCATTGGTGCGGCTATTGCCGCTTGGAAAGGTGTTGCAATGCTATGTTATGTTACCCCTAAGGAGCATTTAGGGCTACCGAATGCAAAAGATGTGCGTGAGGGAATCATTGCTTATAAAATCGCAGCACACGCAGCGGATATTGCGCGTGGGCGCACAAATGCAAGAATCAGAGATGACGCAATGAGCAATGCGCGGTATAATTTTGATTGGAATAGACAATTTGAACTTGCCCTTGACCCAGATAGAGCGCGTGAATATCACGATGAGAGTCTGCCACAAGAGGTATTTAAAGATGCGAAATTCTGCTCAATGTGCGGACCAAAATTTTGCAGCTATAAGATTTCACAAGAAATCGTAGAACAACATCAAGAAAAGGAAAATGTGTGA
- a CDS encoding LysE family translocator, whose translation MESLILELSTLFIVGFIGALTPGPDILFVLRNTISFGTKAGFSSLFGIFCGWLVFISLIYFGFAHLINGALSQGILSCIGGFYLFYVAFALLRKPKNTIDFHLHLQTSKTFFYDFILKGFLLNLSNPKAILFFAVIITPFMNQYLEISLLVLLCGLFFTFILVIMLGVFFRKFINNTFFDKIDKICGIVFILFGILLFISSYQSFQLVFFNEI comes from the coding sequence ATGGAATCTCTAATCTTAGAACTTAGCACGCTTTTTATTGTCGGTTTCATTGGTGCTTTGACACCTGGACCGGATATTTTGTTTGTGCTTAGAAACACCATTAGTTTTGGCACTAAGGCTGGTTTTTCTAGCTTATTTGGCATTTTTTGTGGTTGGCTTGTTTTTATCAGTTTGATTTATTTTGGCTTTGCCCATCTGATAAATGGTGCGTTATCTCAAGGAATCCTAAGCTGTATTGGTGGATTCTATTTATTTTATGTTGCTTTTGCGCTTTTAAGAAAACCGAAAAATACCATTGATTTTCATTTACATTTACAAACAAGCAAAACTTTCTTTTATGATTTTATTCTCAAAGGGTTTTTACTGAATCTCTCCAATCCCAAAGCTATCCTCTTTTTTGCTGTTATTATTACACCTTTTATGAATCAATATTTAGAGATTAGTCTTTTAGTCTTGCTCTGTGGATTATTTTTTACTTTTATTCTTGTGATTATGCTGGGTGTATTTTTTAGAAAATTCATCAACAACACATTTTTTGATAAAATTGATAAAATTTGTGGAATCGTTTTTATTCTTTTTGGGATTCTACTTTTTATCTCAAGTTATCAAAGTTTTCAACTTGTGTTTTTCAATGAAATTTAA
- the cmoA gene encoding carboxy-S-adenosyl-L-methionine synthase CmoA, producing the protein MDKIFTENPQKQFEFDAKVAGVFDDMVSRSIPYYKEVLGLCADFTLMYLKPDSTLLDLGTSTGAMLVEIASKAEFPLNLYGIDNAESMLEIAQNKLSAYEMCANLICGDILEVDFPKSDVVIANYTLQFIRPLQREKLVQKIYDCLNPKGVFIVSEKVMVEHKELDFKMIQYYLANKKKQGYSDFEIAKKREALENVLVPYSEAENRAMFLNAGFSCVETLFRWVNFASFIVMKG; encoded by the coding sequence ATGGATAAGATTTTTACAGAGAATCCTCAAAAACAATTTGAATTTGACGCTAAAGTTGCGGGCGTGTTTGATGATATGGTAAGCCGTTCAATCCCTTATTATAAGGAAGTTTTAGGGCTTTGTGCAGATTTTACGTTAATGTATTTAAAGCCCGATTCTACCTTGCTAGATTTAGGCACAAGCACAGGGGCAATGCTCGTGGAAATAGCTTCTAAGGCGGAGTTTCCGCTGAATCTCTATGGAATAGATAATGCAGAATCTATGTTAGAGATAGCACAGAATAAATTAAGTGCGTATGAAATGTGTGCAAACCTCATCTGTGGCGATATTTTGGAAGTAGATTTTCCTAAAAGTGATGTGGTAATAGCGAATTACACTTTGCAATTTATCCGCCCGCTTCAGCGCGAAAAGTTGGTGCAAAAGATTTATGATTGTCTCAATCCTAAGGGTGTTTTCATCGTCTCTGAAAAGGTAATGGTGGAGCATAAAGAGCTAGATTTTAAGATGATTCAATATTATTTAGCAAACAAAAAGAAGCAGGGATATAGTGATTTTGAGATTGCTAAAAAGCGTGAGGCGTTGGAGAATGTGCTTGTGCCTTATAGTGAGGCAGAGAATCGCGCAATGTTTTTAAACGCGGGATTTTCTTGCGTGGAGACGCTTTTCCGCTGGGTAAATTTTGCGAGTTTTATTGTGATGAAGGGGTAG
- the tlyA gene encoding 23S rRNA (cytidine-2'-O)-methyltransferase TlyA — MQDLQTIQKIRLDIACVKLGLCESRNKAQSLIKKGKVCVNDKVCKRVSCEVSSCDSISFLESLCFVSRAGEKLHCFLESNPYLKQNFHRLNALDIGASTGGFSEVLLRLGVESLVCVDVGSNQLHKSLRENPRVRFYERTDIRNFARENQALQTFPLVVCDVSFISIKDILSAIKALASGLLILLFKPQFEVGVEAKRNKKGVLMESKSAKVALEQTLALLENKGFRILVCEESKVRGKEGNVEFFIACQTAKPSA, encoded by the coding sequence TTGCAAGATTTGCAAACTATACAAAAAATACGATTGGATATTGCTTGTGTGAAATTAGGTTTATGTGAATCACGCAACAAGGCACAAAGTCTCATCAAAAAGGGTAAAGTTTGCGTGAATGATAAAGTATGCAAGAGGGTTTCTTGTGAAGTTTCCTCTTGCGATTCCATTTCCTTTTTAGAATCTTTGTGCTTTGTGAGTCGTGCAGGGGAGAAACTGCATTGTTTCTTGGAATCCAATCCCTACTTAAAGCAGAATTTTCATCGGTTGAATGCCCTAGACATAGGCGCAAGCACGGGCGGATTTAGCGAAGTGTTGTTAAGATTAGGTGTGGAATCTCTCGTGTGCGTAGATGTGGGGAGCAATCAGCTGCATAAGAGTTTAAGAGAGAATCCGCGCGTGAGATTCTATGAGCGCACAGATATTCGTAATTTTGCGAGAGAAAATCAAGCATTGCAAACTTTTCCGCTTGTGGTTTGCGATGTTTCTTTTATTTCTATCAAGGATATTTTAAGTGCAATCAAGGCATTAGCAAGTGGGCTTTTGATTTTGCTTTTTAAACCACAATTTGAAGTGGGAGTGGAAGCAAAACGCAATAAAAAGGGCGTGTTAATGGAATCAAAAAGCGCGAAAGTAGCATTAGAGCAGACACTTGCGCTTTTGGAAAATAAGGGCTTTAGGATTCTAGTTTGTGAGGAATCTAAAGTGAGAGGAAAGGAAGGAAATGTTGAGTTTTTTATCGCTTGCCAAACAGCCAAGCCTAGCGCGTAA
- a CDS encoding UDP-glucose dehydrogenase family protein, translated as MNIAMIGTGYVGLVSGTCFAEMGNRVVCVDVVESKIAQLKSGEIPIYEPGLEELVNKNYQNGNLYFTTSLQEALKNCEIVFIAVGTPMGEDGSADLQYVLQAAKEIGETMESQLIVVDKSTVPVGTAQKVQVTINEALKARKKKIPFGVASNPEFLKEGDAINDFLKPDRVVIGAEEEWVKERLKELYAPFCRSRDRFIVMDIKSAEMTKYAANAMLATKISFINEIANICEAVGANVNDVRVGIGSDKRIGYNFIYPGCGYGGSCFPKDVKALSRIALENGMNPKVICAVEQVNYEQKRILGKKIVQHFGNDLSERQICVWGLSFKPETDDMREATSIVLINELIARGAVVKAYDPKAMQEAQQFYLKGIPNILYAKNKYDALENCDCLVLVTEWKEFRSPDFLEIKERLKTPIIFDGRNQYNAKRLKELGFTYYEIGVQLCV; from the coding sequence ATGAATATAGCAATGATTGGCACAGGATATGTGGGATTAGTAAGCGGGACTTGTTTTGCCGAAATGGGAAATAGAGTTGTTTGTGTAGATGTGGTAGAATCCAAAATTGCACAACTCAAATCCGGTGAGATTCCTATTTATGAGCCGGGTTTAGAAGAACTTGTAAATAAAAACTATCAAAATGGTAATTTATATTTCACTACTTCCTTACAAGAGGCATTAAAAAATTGTGAAATTGTATTTATCGCAGTAGGCACACCTATGGGTGAAGATGGCAGTGCGGATTTACAATATGTGCTTCAAGCCGCAAAAGAAATTGGCGAAACAATGGAATCGCAACTTATTGTCGTAGATAAATCCACCGTTCCAGTTGGCACTGCACAAAAGGTTCAAGTAACGATTAATGAAGCGCTTAAAGCACGTAAGAAAAAGATTCCATTTGGAGTTGCAAGCAATCCAGAGTTTTTAAAGGAGGGAGATGCGATTAATGATTTTCTTAAGCCAGACCGCGTTGTCATTGGTGCAGAGGAAGAGTGGGTAAAGGAGCGTTTAAAAGAGCTTTACGCTCCTTTTTGCCGTAGTCGCGACAGATTTATTGTAATGGATATTAAAAGCGCAGAGATGACAAAGTATGCAGCAAACGCAATGCTAGCAACGAAAATTAGTTTTATCAATGAGATTGCAAATATTTGCGAGGCGGTGGGCGCAAATGTAAATGATGTTCGTGTTGGAATCGGGAGTGATAAGCGCATAGGATATAATTTTATTTATCCGGGTTGTGGCTATGGGGGGAGTTGTTTTCCAAAAGATGTAAAAGCTTTATCAAGAATTGCATTAGAAAATGGAATGAATCCTAAGGTGATTTGCGCAGTAGAACAAGTCAATTATGAGCAAAAGCGAATCTTGGGTAAAAAAATCGTGCAGCATTTTGGCAATGATTTAAGTGAAAGGCAAATTTGTGTTTGGGGGCTTAGTTTCAAGCCAGAAACAGACGATATGCGTGAGGCAACTTCTATTGTTCTCATTAATGAATTAATTGCACGCGGTGCGGTGGTAAAAGCATATGACCCTAAGGCAATGCAAGAAGCGCAGCAATTTTATCTCAAAGGGATTCCAAATATTTTATATGCCAAAAACAAATATGACGCATTAGAAAATTGTGATTGTCTCGTGCTAGTTACAGAATGGAAAGAGTTTAGAAGTCCGGATTTTTTGGAAATCAAAGAGCGTTTGAAAACACCTATCATTTTTGATGGACGCAATCAATACAATGCCAAAAGACTTAAAGAGCTCGGCTTTACTTATTATGAAATCGGTGTTCAATTATGTGTCTAA